GTGGCACGGGCAAAAGGCGAACAGGTGCAGATCGACGTGGTCGATCGCGGCCCCGGCATTCCAGAAGACGAGCGTGCGCGTATCTTCGACATGTTCTATTCGGTATCGCGTGGTGATCGCGCGCCGCAGGGTACCGGCCTTGGCCTGGCCATCTGCCGCGGCATGATCGGCGCGCACGGCGGCAGCGTGGAGGCCTTGCCCGGCGACGGCGTAGGCACCAACATTCGCATTACCTTGCCGCTCCCGGCGCCGCCCGCGAACCCTGTATGACCTCTGCTGCGCGTGTCCTGGTCATCGACGACGAGGCGCAGATCCGCAAATTCCTCGACATCGGCCTGCGTGCCGAGGGTTACGAGGTGCTGCTCGCGGCGAATGCGGCGGAAGGGCTGGCGCTGGCGGCCACCCGCTCGCCGGATCTGGTGATTCTCGATATCGGCCTCCCTGACAAGGAAGGGCACGAGGTGCTGGCCGAGTTGCGCCAGTGGAGCCACGTGCCCGTGGTGATGCTGTCCGTGCGCGATGCGGAAAGCGAGAAGGTCAAAGCCCTGGATGCAGGCGCCAACGACTACGTCACCAAGCCCTTCGGTATCCAGGAGTTGATGGCCCGCCTGCGCGCCCTGATGCGCAACCGCCAGGGCGAACCGGAAGCTACCCAGCGCTATGACGATGGACACCTCGCCATCGATCTGTCCCGCCGCGAAGTGTTCCTTGACGGTGTGGTGCTTTCGCTCACCCGCAAGGAGTACGCGGTGCTGGCCCTGCTGTTGCGCCACGCCGGGCGCGTGGTGACCCAGCAACAGCTGCTGCGCGATATCTGGGGCGCCACCCACACCCAAGACAGCCACTACCTGCGCATCGTGGTCGGCAAGCTGCGCCAAAAGCTGGGCGACGACCCGGCCACCCCCCGCTGGCTCAAGACCGAGCCGGGTGTGGGCTACCGCTTTCTTGGCGGCTGAACGATCGGGTGCGTGTCGCAGCCGGTGAGAGCCGGTAGTGGTCTGATTTCCGGACTTTTTCCGCCCATTCCGGACAGCCGGGCAGGGCGAAGGCTGGCCTGATTCATAGATCCCCGGCCCCGGTCAACGCCTGTCTCCAGGGCCGGGGCACGGTTATGATGGCCGCCTGTACAACCATCCGGTGCTGACTGCTCAAGAACGCAGCGCCGGCTCACAGAGGAAACAACATCCATGGCACGCGGCGTCAATAAAGTCATTATCGTCGGCAATCTCGGTGCGGATCCGGAAACCCGCTACACCGGTAATGGCACGGCCATCACCAGCATCCGCATCGCAACGTCCGAAAGCTGGACCGACAAGCAGAGCGGCGAAAAGCAGGAACGCACCGAGTGGCACCGCGTGAAGCTGTTCGGCCGCCTCGCTGAAATCGCCGGCGAGTACCTGAAGAAGGGTCGCCAGGTTTATATCGAAGGCTCGCTGCGTACCGACAAGTACACCGACAAGGACGGCGTCGAGCGTTTCAGTACCGACATCGTCGCGGCTGAAATGCAGATGCTCGGCGGTGGTTCGGAAGGCGGCTCGGGCGGCGGTGGCGGTGGTAACTTCCAGCGCTCGCAGGGCGGTGGCGGCGGCGGTGGTCAGCGCCAGGGCGGCTACAGCGGTGGCCAGCAGGCCCGTGGCGGCGACAACTACGACGGCGGCTCGCGCGGCGGCGACAACTACGGCAACCAGAACCAGCAGCGCCAGTCCGCGCCGCCGGTGCAGAACAACAGCTTCGACGACGACGATATTCCGTTCTGATTTTCATCGGCGACAACATCGTTGCGTAGTTTCAAAAAGCCCATGGTCACCATGGGCTTTTTGTTTGCGCATGGCGCTGGTTTGCAGTGGGCGTCAATCAGTTACCGTGGGTAACCGATAAGCGCACACTGGGCCATCCCAGAGTGCGCTTTTCCTGGCTGTTTTCATGGAAAGTCCACTCTGACCCTGATTTTGGCTGGTTTTGCTGGTTTTCGCCGCAGGTGTTCGCTGCTGATGAAAGAATTGCCTCTCCTGCACTAACGACGCTTTGCTGTGCGGCACTATTCGCGGCAAGCTTGGCATGTCCACTTTCTATCTACTTGACCCAGTGAAGCCAGAGATACTCAAGCATGCAAAAGCCAACAACGACGCTTCATATCTTTCTGGATACGAACACCATCTACGTTAACGAAAAGCCAGAGTCCAATGCGTCACTGGACGATTTTTTTTCGCATAAAGCGCGGATCGTCATTGAATCCCTGCAGCAAAAGAAATTAGCGCTCAAATGGGTGATACCGCAAATGGTGCGAGCCGAGCGCGAGTATCAGTTGTGGGAAGCCGCGAAGCATGTGGTATCACACGCTAAAAAGATGCCCGAGGTGTTTGGAAGTGCCTGGATCAGTCGCGTCGAGGAAGTCCAGCAAAAGATTTCTGAGGTGGCTCAGAACGCTCTGCATCGATTGGGCGTGAGTGTGCGCGAGTGCAACTACACGCTCGTCAACTGGGCAGAGATCGCTGACGGCGCTGCCTTTCGTAAGCCTCCCTTTGAGGTGGGAAATTCAAAGGAAAAGGGCTTCAGAGACGCCATCATTGCGCAGACCTTTTTCCAATTTTGTGAGGAGGTCATAGATGGGGGTACAGATTCCGCGATATTTGTGACAAGCGACGGCCTGCTTAGCGAACACGTAAGTGAAAAATGCAACGCACGTCGAGTAAAGGTTCTGGAAAATCTTGACGCACTAACAAACGAACTCAACGTACTGACTTCTGATATCCCGGAGAAATTCGCTTACAAAATGCCGCATCTTGCGGGCGCGCTGCTTGGTCGTGCCAATGATCTTTGGCAGGCGGTCGATGCGGAATGTACGAATAAGTTCTCCTACGTGCTTGATATGGTCCCAGGCGCAGTCAACATACGTATTGCTCGACGCACATATCAAGTGCCTATCTTTCTGCGCAAAGAACTGACGCGCGTCATCTTCCAGACGCGTTACGACGTTGAACGCATTGGGACCGTCTTTGCGATTACCGCTTCGTCGGGAATGAACCTGGCGTATGGCGAGGCGGGTGGATACAACGTGGCCGGGGGATATGGCTCTGCACTACCACCATTGCCGATCATCAGCCCGCCTACGACGCTCAATTTGGGCCCCTCGGGTCTCGTGCCATCTCTCCCTCCGCCCACACCACCTCTTCCGCCTGTTCCACCCGTCGTCCCTTTGCCTCCTCCGGCTAGCAGCGCACCTCTCGGTTGGAACCATGGGCTGCCGGGCCAATGGGAGGAAGCAAATCTTCCGACTATCTCTTTTGAAATTACTTGGAGTGCAGACTATTTCCAAGGTCTCGACGAAAACGGAAATCCGACGCCCATAGTGTCGGCACCAAAACTCGAGGAAATTGCGCTCATGCCAATGACCTGACTGCCCTCTGCGCCACTCCAGAACTCGATAGGCCGAGAGGTGAGTGGTTTTTTCAAGGACTCCCGTATGACTATTTCGGACGCACTGCAGAAGCACGCCATTGATCCCAAAGCCCATCTGGCGCGGGCAAGCGACTTATTCAATGCCGGCGGCTTAGACAATTTGCTGTACGCGGCGTTAGAGATCCGACTTGGCACCGAAGCTCGCCAAGCCCAATATGCCAGGAGCTGGGACCATATTCCCAAGCGGTTCAAGGACAGCTATCGCACAACTGAGGTTGGGCGAGCTCTTGAGGAGGCGTTCCAGGTTGGTGACAAAGTCGTCCGAATGACCCACGTTGTGGATGATGAAGGCACGTCAGTGTCGTTCACCTATACGCCAGTGAGCCGCGAGCTTCGTAGGGTATGCGAGCAGTTCGGCAACTATCTGCACCATCGAGGGTGGCATCGCGCCTACGAAGAAGATGCGGAGGGTTGGGTGGAAGCCTTACGCCGACTGGTGGTCACCGGGCTGATTCACCTAAAAGTTGCCACGAGTGGCGAGCTGCTAGGGCCCGCATTGACGGAACCATGCGATGGGCCGGTGCGGTTCACAATTAAGATGGAACTGGAGGGGCAGCGAGCGCAGGACGTGTACGCAGTTATGAATAACGGGCGTGTTCATAAGGTGGGGGTCCAGATGGAGGACATCACCGTTGTTGCGGAGTTCGTACGTGCAAGGGTGTCAGTGGATTCGTTTCCGGTGGCCTTGGGGGGCGATGCCAAGTACGAGCGGATAACATCCTTGCGTGGCACCGACATCGAGGAAGCAATTACTGCATGCGATTCCATTTCGCTAAAACTTGATCCGCCGAGTGCTGCTCTACCTGCCTGAAGCACACAGGACGGCGTGCAACTCGGTGCTTTACTCCGGGTCATGGGGCTTGCGCTTGAAAGAAGGCTTCGCGTCCAGTCGTCTGAACTCCAGTACTGAAGCCATCGGGGACATCATCGGCGTACGGTTTTGCTCGCTGTGGGATATTTGAGTCGGGCACCGATAAATGGCCACCCTCCAACACCCGTAGGACGAATCTTGGCCTCATACAATTCGGTAAATGGTGCAGAAAGGA
This genomic window from Dyella terrae contains:
- a CDS encoding response regulator — protein: MTSAARVLVIDDEAQIRKFLDIGLRAEGYEVLLAANAAEGLALAATRSPDLVILDIGLPDKEGHEVLAELRQWSHVPVVMLSVRDAESEKVKALDAGANDYVTKPFGIQELMARLRALMRNRQGEPEATQRYDDGHLAIDLSRREVFLDGVVLSLTRKEYAVLALLLRHAGRVVTQQQLLRDIWGATHTQDSHYLRIVVGKLRQKLGDDPATPRWLKTEPGVGYRFLGG
- the ssb gene encoding single-stranded DNA-binding protein, which encodes MARGVNKVIIVGNLGADPETRYTGNGTAITSIRIATSESWTDKQSGEKQERTEWHRVKLFGRLAEIAGEYLKKGRQVYIEGSLRTDKYTDKDGVERFSTDIVAAEMQMLGGGSEGGSGGGGGGNFQRSQGGGGGGGQRQGGYSGGQQARGGDNYDGGSRGGDNYGNQNQQRQSAPPVQNNSFDDDDIPF
- a CDS encoding PIN domain-containing protein; translated protein: MQKPTTTLHIFLDTNTIYVNEKPESNASLDDFFSHKARIVIESLQQKKLALKWVIPQMVRAEREYQLWEAAKHVVSHAKKMPEVFGSAWISRVEEVQQKISEVAQNALHRLGVSVRECNYTLVNWAEIADGAAFRKPPFEVGNSKEKGFRDAIIAQTFFQFCEEVIDGGTDSAIFVTSDGLLSEHVSEKCNARRVKVLENLDALTNELNVLTSDIPEKFAYKMPHLAGALLGRANDLWQAVDAECTNKFSYVLDMVPGAVNIRIARRTYQVPIFLRKELTRVIFQTRYDVERIGTVFAITASSGMNLAYGEAGGYNVAGGYGSALPPLPIISPPTTLNLGPSGLVPSLPPPTPPLPPVPPVVPLPPPASSAPLGWNHGLPGQWEEANLPTISFEITWSADYFQGLDENGNPTPIVSAPKLEEIALMPMT